The Rhabdothermincola sediminis genome window below encodes:
- a CDS encoding disulfide bond formation protein B yields MGVPTASFFFAVLALCCLGGVAATLIASVVQRVVPSPVLAALRRDVGAASVALAALVAVVATMGSLYYSQVAGFTPCTLCWYQRIFMYSLAVVLIVAAVRRDREVRWYALPLAVTGAGFSVYHSWIQAFPPDSGTSFCTAEAPCTTRHVWEFGFVSLPFMALCGFSFVITMMVLARPAPQEVSVVESTDHELVSL; encoded by the coding sequence ATGGGTGTGCCGACGGCCTCGTTCTTCTTCGCCGTGCTCGCGTTGTGCTGCCTCGGCGGGGTGGCGGCGACGCTGATCGCGAGTGTGGTCCAGCGGGTCGTTCCCTCACCGGTGCTGGCGGCGTTGCGCCGTGACGTAGGTGCCGCGTCGGTGGCGCTCGCAGCGCTCGTCGCGGTGGTGGCCACCATGGGGAGCCTCTACTACTCGCAGGTCGCCGGGTTCACGCCGTGCACCCTGTGTTGGTATCAGCGCATCTTCATGTACTCCCTCGCGGTCGTTCTCATCGTCGCCGCGGTGCGTCGTGACCGGGAGGTGCGCTGGTACGCCCTGCCCCTCGCCGTGACCGGGGCCGGTTTCAGCGTCTACCACAGCTGGATCCAGGCCTTCCCACCCGACAGCGGCACGTCGTTCTGCACGGCCGAGGCTCCCTGCACCACCCGTCATGTGTGGGAGTTTGGTTTCGTGTCGCTGCCGTTCATGGCGCTGTGCGGTTTCTCGTTCGTGATCACGATGATGGTGCTGGCTCGGCCCGCGCCCCAGGAGGTCTCCGTTGTCGAATCGACCGACCACGAGCTCGTCTCGCTCTGA
- a CDS encoding TlpA family protein disulfide reductase produces the protein MSNRPTTSSSRSERARQARAASEARTRTGWIIGGAVLVVLLAAGIALLATRSSGDDVAGGGASPSGGTVVPSGDRSTGPVQVTGSALPAFSQATPDTAVGQPAPGLVGESFDGEAVRIDPGDGRPKIVAFLAHWCPHCQKEVPRLTDWLEANGMPTDVDLFAVSTAVAPDRGNYPPGAWLRREAWPVPTMLDDQDQAAASAYGLSSFPYFVVIGPDGRVVGRASGELSTSQWEALLEAARTGSSTSTGEVGPASRVGG, from the coding sequence TTGTCGAATCGACCGACCACGAGCTCGTCTCGCTCTGAACGGGCCCGCCAGGCCCGGGCGGCCTCCGAGGCGCGAACCCGCACCGGCTGGATCATCGGCGGCGCGGTGCTGGTCGTCCTGCTCGCCGCGGGCATCGCCCTGCTCGCCACCCGCTCGTCGGGTGATGACGTGGCCGGTGGTGGCGCGTCACCGTCGGGCGGGACGGTGGTGCCGAGTGGCGATCGGAGCACTGGGCCGGTGCAGGTCACCGGTTCCGCGCTGCCAGCGTTCTCGCAGGCCACCCCGGATACCGCGGTCGGGCAGCCTGCGCCGGGTCTCGTGGGGGAGTCCTTCGACGGGGAGGCGGTGCGCATCGATCCCGGCGACGGCCGGCCCAAGATCGTGGCGTTCCTGGCGCACTGGTGCCCCCACTGCCAGAAGGAGGTCCCGCGCCTCACCGATTGGTTGGAGGCGAACGGCATGCCGACCGACGTCGACCTCTTCGCGGTGAGCACGGCCGTGGCCCCCGATCGTGGCAACTACCCACCGGGTGCCTGGCTCCGGCGGGAGGCGTGGCCCGTACCGACCATGCTCGATGATCAGGACCAGGCCGCCGCCAGCGCCTACGGGTTGTCGTCGTTCCCGTACTTCGTGGTCATCGGGCCCGACGGCAGGGTGGTCGGGCGTGCCAGCGGCGAGCTGTCGACCTCGCAGTGGGAGGCGCTGCTCGAGGCGGCCCGAACGGGTTCGAGCACGTCGACTGGCGAGGTGGGGCCGGCCTCGCGGGTCGGCGGGTGA
- a CDS encoding SDR family NAD(P)-dependent oxidoreductase: MSSTGPTERFTGKVVLVTGSSSGIGAACARAFAGEGARVVVNSSSSTEAGQAVASSLPGAFYVQADISREDDCQRLVDTVVRQAGRLDVLVNNAGVTEVIPHHDLDAVTDAVFRRILDVNVLGTWNLTRLAMPALRSSGDGAVVNITSVAGVRPTGSSIPYAASKAALNHLTALVANVVGPAVRVNAVAPGLIRTPWTAGWGPLHEAMAERAPLGRSGEPEDVAQVVLDVAAARYLTGQVVVVDGGLTLR; encoded by the coding sequence ATGAGCTCCACCGGCCCGACGGAGCGGTTCACGGGCAAGGTCGTGCTCGTGACGGGCTCTTCCAGCGGCATCGGCGCGGCGTGCGCCCGCGCGTTCGCCGGCGAGGGCGCGAGGGTGGTGGTGAACTCGTCGTCATCGACCGAAGCGGGGCAGGCCGTCGCGTCGTCATTGCCCGGCGCCTTCTACGTCCAGGCCGACATCTCCCGTGAGGACGACTGCCAGAGGCTGGTCGACACGGTGGTGCGGCAGGCCGGACGCCTCGACGTGCTCGTCAACAACGCTGGGGTGACCGAGGTGATCCCGCACCACGACCTCGATGCGGTCACCGACGCGGTGTTCCGGCGGATCCTCGACGTGAACGTGCTGGGCACGTGGAACCTGACCAGGCTCGCCATGCCTGCGCTGCGGTCGTCGGGCGACGGCGCGGTGGTCAACATCACCTCGGTTGCCGGCGTCCGTCCAACCGGTAGTTCGATCCCCTACGCCGCATCGAAGGCCGCGCTCAACCACCTGACCGCATTGGTCGCGAACGTGGTGGGCCCTGCGGTGCGGGTCAACGCGGTGGCGCCGGGCTTGATCCGCACACCTTGGACGGCCGGGTGGGGGCCGCTGCACGAGGCCATGGCCGAGCGCGCGCCGCTCGGTCGTTCCGGAGAACCCGAAGACGTGGCGCAGGTGGTGCTCGACGTGGCCGCGGCGCGATACCTCACCGGGCAGGTGGTGGTCGTCGACGGTGGTCTGACGCTGCGATGA